A genomic window from Salvia splendens isolate huo1 chromosome 11, SspV2, whole genome shotgun sequence includes:
- the LOC121756068 gene encoding zingipain-2-like, translated as MSRMSRLLWLWSLSSLFLFLSQLPTSQSSSISDLFDHWCKDNGKTYASDQEKHHRLKVFEQNYAIVVEHNTRSNSSHTLALNAFADLTNQEFKAKYLGLSPSANDLIIRLNSRESANEGGNLVEESDLPDSIDWRKKGAVTPVKDQGSCGACWSFSATGAIEGINQIKTGSLVSLSEQELIDCDKSYNDGCGGGLMDYAFEFIIKNKGIDTEDDYPYRGREGTCNKDKLKRRVVTIDSYVDVPAKKEKKLQQAVATQPVSVGICGSDSKFQLYSGGIFSGPCSTSLDHAVLIVGYDSKDGVDYWIVKNTWGTRWGMNGYIHMLRNSGSAEGVCGINTLASYPVKTSPNPPPSPAPGPTKCNLFTYCASDETCCCSWSLLGVCFSWKCCEAESAVCCDDHKHCCPPDYPTCDTTRNLCLKRMGNSTLSKPFGK; from the exons ATGTCAAGAATGAGTCGGTTGCTATGGCTATGGTCGCTCTCCAGTCttttcctcttcctctcccAACTCCCCACATCCCAATCTTCTTCGATTTCCGATTTGTTTGACCATTGGTGCAAAGACAACGGAAAGACATACGCTTCCGACCAAGAGAAACACCATAGGCTCAAAGTGTTCGAACAAAACTATGCGATTGTTGTTGAGCACAACACTAGATCCAATTCTTCTCACACGCTCGCACTCAACGCATTTGCTGATCTTACTAATCAGGAATTTAAGGCCAAATATCTCGGCCTTTCGCCGTCGGCTAATGACTTGATCATTAGATTGAATAGTAGGGAATCTGCTAATGAAGGGGGGAATCTTGTCGAAGAGTCTGATCTCCCTGATTCTATTGATTGGCGGAAGAAAGGGGCCGTCACCCCGGTTAAAGATCAGGGGAGTTGCG GTGCATGCTGGTCATTCTCAGCCACGGGTGCTATTGAAGGAATTAATCAGATTAAGACAGGGTCGCTTGTTAGCTTATCCGAACAAGAACTTATTGACTGCGACAAATCTTATAATGATGGGTGTGGTGGAGGGCTTATGGACTATGCATTTGAGTTCATTATAAAGAATAAAGGGATTGACACCGAGGATGATTATCCATATCGAGGCCGTGAAGGAACTTGTAACAAAGATAAA CTGAAAAGACGTGTTGTAACCATTGATAGCTATGTTGATGTGCCTGCTAAAAAGGAGAAGAAGCTACAACAGGCAGTTGCGACTCAGCCTGTTAGTGTCGGTATATGTGGAAGTGACTCGAAATTCCAGTTGTACTCGGGG GGGATATTCAGTGGCCCGTGCTCGACCTCTTTGGATCATGCAGTTCTGATAGTGGGATATGATTCTAAAGATGGTGTGGATTATTGGATTGTGAAGAACACATGGGGAACACGGTGGGGAATGAATGGCTATATACATATGCTGCGGAATTCAGGGAGTGCCGAAGGGGTATGTGGGATCAACACGTTGGCATCTTACCCTGTCAAGACGAGTCCAAATCCTCCACCCTCCCCAGCTCCTGGTCCAACTAAATGCAATCTCTTCACTTACTGTGCTAGTGATGAAACATGTTGCTGTTCTTGGAGTCTTCTTGGGGTATGTTTCAGTTGGAAATGTTGCGAAGCTGAATCTGCTGTTTGCTGCGACGACCATAAGCACTGTTGCCCGCCTGATTATCCAACATGTGACACTACTAGGAATCTATGTCTCAAG AGAATGGGGAATTCTACGTTGTCGAAGCCATTTGGGAAGTAG